From a single Nicotiana tomentosiformis chromosome 2, ASM39032v3, whole genome shotgun sequence genomic region:
- the LOC138904853 gene encoding uncharacterized mitochondrial protein AtMg00860-like encodes MNPLKCAFGVTYGKFLSFIVRHRGIKIDQAKVDAILKMPEPRDIHELKSLQGKLVYLRRFISNLAGRCQPFSRLMKKGVPFKWDQACSNAFEGIKTYLMKPPVLAAPIPGKPLILYIAVQERSVGVLLAQENSEGKKTLFTT; translated from the coding sequence atgaatccattgaaatgtgcctttggagttacttaTGGAAAGTTCCTTAGTTTCATTGTCCGACATCGAGGGATcaaaattgatcaagccaaagtggatgccattttgaaaatgcctgagcctcgggatattcatgaattaaaaagtctgcaaggaaagcTAGTATACCTTAGAAGATTCATCTCGaacctagctgggaggtgccaaccatttagtcgcctcatgaagaaaggcgttcctttcaagtgggaccaagcttgtagcaatgcctttgaagGTATCAAAacctacttgatgaagcctccagtTTTAGCAGCTCCTATACCTGGAAAGCCATTGATACTATACATTGCGGTGcaagaaaggtctgttggagtactgttggcccaagaaaatagtgagggaaagaaaactctctttactacttga